A window of the ANME-2 cluster archaeon genome harbors these coding sequences:
- a CDS encoding metal-dependent hydrolase, whose amino-acid sequence MHLDHRCQGVKAAKAFQRAGGTHIFLVSKPSWTIGVTVDHPDDYHKVFDETVQMAAEVKKVGVTAFPVLGVHPAAITKMYGRVGLDRTVELMKSGLELAAKYVEEGQAVGMKSGRPHYEVEPALWEASNEILMYAMELARDVGCPLQLHTESATPENIREIADMARKSGLTPGKVIKHFSPPMVEEFARCGLWPGVLAGKGMIKESLLQGDRFMMETDYIDDPQRPGAVLGPRTIPRKTLALAGESGDDVFWKIHKENPEQIYGVEIERTTI is encoded by the coding sequence ATGCACCTTGACCACAGGTGTCAGGGTGTAAAAGCCGCCAAAGCGTTCCAACGTGCTGGTGGCACACATATTTTTTTAGTTTCAAAACCTTCCTGGACCATAGGTGTGACTGTAGATCATCCTGACGATTACCACAAAGTGTTCGATGAGACCGTACAGATGGCAGCAGAAGTGAAAAAGGTTGGTGTAACTGCCTTTCCCGTACTTGGGGTACATCCTGCTGCTATTACAAAGATGTATGGCAGGGTGGGACTTGACAGGACCGTCGAATTGATGAAGTCTGGCCTGGAACTGGCGGCAAAGTATGTGGAAGAAGGACAGGCAGTAGGTATGAAATCCGGTCGTCCCCATTATGAAGTGGAACCAGCATTGTGGGAAGCGTCCAATGAAATACTTATGTATGCCATGGAACTGGCCAGGGATGTGGGCTGTCCCCTGCAGTTGCATACCGAGAGTGCCACACCGGAAAATATCAGGGAGATCGCTGATATGGCAAGGAAATCCGGGCTTACACCAGGCAAGGTTATCAAGCACTTTTCACCCCCGATGGTGGAAGAATTTGCCAGGTGCGGCTTATGGCCGGGAGTGCTTGCTGGCAAGGGCATGATAAAGGAATCACTTCTGCAAGGGGACAGGTTCATGATGGAAACCGACTATATTGACGACCCACAACGTCCGGGTGCGGTGCTTGGACCGAGGACAATACCCCGCAAGACCCTTGCGTTAGCTGGTGAGTCGGGGGACGACGTATTCTGGAAGATACACAAAGAAAACCCCGAACAGATATATGGTGTGGAAATAGAACGTACCACAATCTAA
- a CDS encoding thermosome subunit, which translates to MAAQLGGQPITILREGTQRTTGSEAQRGNIMAAKVVASAVRTTLGPKGMDKMLVNSAGQVTITNDGATILDEMDIKHPAAKMVVEVAKTQDDEVGDGTTSAAILTGELLAKAEDLLDLNVHSTTITAGYALAASKSHEILEGLTSDISGDDEDTLINIAGTALTGKGAESSKDILAPLVVRAVKSIVKKGVDGKDTVDIKDIRIERRVEGEMEDTEIVEGLIIDRTRTHQSMPKRVEDARIAILATPIEVRSMEFKSEITLTGVTERRAFIDREEEMIREVVDKVINSGATAVFCKKGVDDLARHYLAKAGLFVIHRVNFNQLKKLAECTNGRIITNLDELTPDDLGTAGVVEEVMVGNGEMIFIRDCPDKKTISIILRGGTEQVVDNLARAMHDALMVVGVVLEDGRVVAGGGSPEIELALRLREYAASLKGREQLAVNKFAEAIEVIPTTLAETSGLDHIDKLVELKSKHEAGDKYAGLNVFANKIEDMKAAGVVEPLKVKLQAIDSASEAASMILRIDDVIAATKEQKGPKQAPGLRDYEV; encoded by the coding sequence ATGGCAGCACAGTTAGGCGGTCAGCCAATTACAATACTCAGAGAGGGAACACAGAGAACTACAGGCAGCGAAGCCCAAAGGGGCAATATCATGGCGGCCAAGGTGGTTGCATCTGCTGTACGAACAACTTTGGGCCCCAAAGGCATGGATAAGATGCTTGTGAACTCGGCAGGTCAGGTAACCATCACCAATGACGGAGCTACCATCCTGGATGAGATGGACATTAAACACCCGGCAGCCAAGATGGTGGTGGAAGTGGCCAAGACCCAGGACGACGAAGTAGGGGACGGCACCACATCAGCCGCCATATTGACAGGGGAACTGCTGGCAAAGGCGGAAGACCTGCTGGATCTGAATGTGCACAGCACGACCATTACTGCAGGATACGCTTTGGCTGCAAGTAAATCCCATGAGATACTTGAAGGACTTACATCTGATATCTCAGGGGATGATGAAGATACTCTTATCAATATCGCAGGCACTGCTCTTACCGGTAAAGGTGCTGAATCTTCCAAGGATATACTGGCACCACTGGTGGTCAGGGCTGTCAAATCCATTGTCAAGAAAGGAGTGGACGGTAAAGATACCGTGGATATTAAGGATATCCGGATAGAGCGCAGGGTAGAGGGTGAAATGGAGGACACCGAAATAGTGGAGGGCCTGATCATCGACAGGACGCGAACTCACCAGAGCATGCCCAAGCGGGTTGAAGATGCCAGGATTGCCATACTTGCCACACCCATCGAGGTAAGGTCTATGGAATTCAAGAGTGAAATAACCCTCACAGGTGTGACCGAGCGGCGGGCTTTTATTGATCGTGAAGAAGAAATGATCAGGGAAGTTGTGGACAAAGTGATAAATAGCGGCGCGACTGCTGTGTTCTGCAAGAAAGGAGTGGATGATCTTGCCCGACATTATCTTGCCAAGGCTGGTCTTTTTGTGATCCACAGGGTGAATTTCAATCAATTGAAAAAACTAGCTGAGTGTACCAACGGCCGTATAATTACTAATCTTGATGAACTTACCCCTGACGACCTGGGCACTGCCGGTGTTGTGGAAGAGGTAATGGTTGGCAACGGCGAGATGATATTTATCCGTGATTGCCCTGACAAGAAGACCATATCCATAATCCTGAGAGGCGGTACCGAGCAGGTGGTAGACAACCTTGCCAGGGCCATGCACGATGCCCTCATGGTAGTGGGTGTTGTACTGGAGGATGGGCGTGTAGTTGCAGGCGGAGGTTCGCCTGAGATCGAACTGGCACTGCGCCTGAGGGAATATGCTGCTTCATTGAAGGGCAGGGAACAGCTGGCTGTGAATAAGTTTGCTGAGGCTATTGAGGTGATACCCACAACCCTGGCAGAGACCAGCGGTCTTGACCATATTGACAAACTTGTGGAACTTAAGAGCAAGCACGAAGCAGGCGATAAGTATGCCGGGCTTAATGTGTTTGCTAATAAAATAGAGGATATGAAAGCTGCGGGTGTTGTCGAGCCCCTGAAGGTCAAACTGCAGGCAATTGATTCGGCATCAGAGGCTGCCAGTATGATACTGCGTATCGATGATGTGATTGCAGCCACCAAGGAACAAAAAGGACCGAAACAGGCACCTGGTCTTAGGGATTACGAAGTGTAA
- a CDS encoding TATA-box-binding protein, with the protein MYDPKKTIKIENVVASTAIGATLDLPKITLQLDGADYNKERFPGVVYRTKEPKTAALIFGSGKIVCTGAKSIDDVHNGLKKVFSELKSMGVDVMDNPEIIVQNIVASADLGAVLNLNAIAIGLGLENIEYEPEQFPGLVYRIAEPKVVMLLFGSGKLVVTGGKKPADADAAVDKIVEELDGLGLL; encoded by the coding sequence ATTTATGATCCTAAAAAAACTATTAAAATTGAGAATGTTGTTGCTTCTACCGCTATCGGTGCAACTCTCGACCTTCCCAAGATCACACTGCAGTTGGATGGTGCAGATTACAATAAAGAACGTTTCCCAGGTGTAGTTTACAGAACAAAAGAACCAAAAACAGCAGCCCTGATATTCGGAAGTGGAAAAATCGTATGCACTGGTGCCAAAAGCATAGATGACGTACACAACGGCCTGAAAAAGGTTTTTTCCGAACTGAAGAGTATGGGTGTGGATGTCATGGACAATCCTGAGATCATAGTCCAGAATATCGTGGCATCGGCAGACCTGGGTGCTGTGCTGAACCTGAATGCCATAGCCATCGGACTAGGACTTGAGAATATCGAATATGAACCCGAACAGTTCCCAGGACTGGTCTACAGGATCGCAGAACCAAAAGTGGTAATGCTGCTGTTCGGTTCTGGCAAGCTTGTAGTTACAGGCGGAAAAAAACCAGCCGACGCAGATGCGGCAGTTGACAAGATTGTTGAAGAACTGGACGGCCTGGGACTGCTTTGA